In Thermosynechococcus sichuanensis E542, a single genomic region encodes these proteins:
- the hisA gene encoding 1-(5-phosphoribosyl)-5-[(5-phosphoribosylamino)methylideneamino]imidazole-4-carboxamide isomerase: protein MDVIPAIDLLDGKCVRLVQGDYGKVNVFHDDPLKVALYWQRLGAPRLHVVDLDAAKTGEPRNYDLIAKIVASLEIPVQVGGGLRSRQAVAELFLQGVNRAILGTVALEDPELVASLAADYPGRIWVGLDARDGYVATRGWLETSTILATDLAQKMAAMGVAGFVYTDIQRDGTLQGPNIPALRQLLAATDRPVIASGGVSSLTDILSLFALSPQGLSGAIVGKALYTKAVDLREAVRAVGQGRWQDIPPDLGSTTWV from the coding sequence ATGGATGTTATCCCCGCCATTGATTTACTTGACGGCAAATGTGTGCGCCTAGTGCAAGGGGACTATGGTAAGGTTAATGTTTTTCATGATGATCCCCTAAAAGTCGCCCTCTACTGGCAGCGGTTGGGTGCTCCCCGCCTGCATGTCGTTGACTTGGATGCTGCCAAAACAGGAGAACCGCGGAACTACGATCTTATTGCCAAGATTGTTGCCTCCCTTGAAATTCCTGTGCAGGTGGGGGGTGGCTTGCGATCGCGCCAAGCCGTTGCGGAACTCTTTCTCCAAGGCGTCAATCGTGCTATTTTGGGCACCGTGGCTCTTGAGGATCCAGAGCTAGTGGCCAGTTTGGCCGCAGACTATCCGGGGCGGATTTGGGTCGGGCTGGATGCTCGCGATGGCTATGTGGCAACGCGGGGTTGGCTAGAAACCTCAACCATTTTGGCAACAGATCTGGCCCAAAAAATGGCCGCAATGGGGGTGGCGGGGTTTGTCTATACCGATATTCAGCGGGATGGCACCCTCCAAGGGCCGAATATTCCAGCCCTGCGGCAGTTATTGGCGGCAACCGATCGCCCAGTCATTGCCTCAGGTGGCGTGAGTTCTCTTACAGATATTCTCAGTCTCTTTGCCTTGAGTCCCCAAGGACTCTCGGGGGCGATCGTTGGCAAGGCACTTTACACCAAAGCAGTGGATTTGCGGGAAGCCGTTCGGGCGGTTGGTCAGGGGCGCTGGCAAGATATTCCGCCAGATTTGGGCAGCACGACTTGGGTATAA